A stretch of Deinococcus malanensis DNA encodes these proteins:
- a CDS encoding GGDEF domain-containing protein — translation MLVPRERPSPQPEEGLLLRLAAARSRQEVLNHLLEGMPGLRGLALWGEDGTRLIAWAGERQEHPADLMTMSDEPEYWLSPVPAIIFPPEILAVAELRLLYLDAQETSVRLGNNLATLTAAAKTDALTGLPNRHALEADLKRVEAAGNPFAVVFIDLDGFKAINDRYGHALGDSLLKGYGLWLCRVTGPWGRVYRMGGDEYLLLMTDFPGPPEDFQVWAHERLQIPFVDGVSASIGIAWRHEHTSISEVMRLADLRMYQAKAARSGRSDARQTDRRTAHSAVTQGNGVG, via the coding sequence GTGCTGGTACCTCGGGAAAGACCTTCCCCGCAGCCTGAGGAAGGGTTGCTGCTCCGGCTGGCCGCCGCCAGATCGCGGCAGGAAGTGCTCAACCACCTCCTGGAGGGCATGCCCGGCTTGCGTGGGCTTGCCCTCTGGGGAGAGGACGGTACACGTCTGATCGCCTGGGCAGGCGAACGTCAGGAGCATCCTGCAGACCTGATGACCATGTCGGACGAGCCTGAATACTGGCTTAGCCCCGTTCCGGCCATCATCTTTCCACCCGAAATTCTCGCGGTAGCAGAGCTCCGGCTCCTGTACCTGGACGCCCAGGAAACGAGTGTCCGCTTAGGCAACAATCTGGCCACGCTGACTGCTGCGGCTAAAACAGATGCCTTGACAGGGCTGCCCAACCGGCATGCCCTTGAAGCAGATCTAAAACGCGTCGAGGCCGCAGGCAACCCCTTTGCGGTGGTGTTCATCGATCTCGATGGCTTTAAAGCCATCAATGACCGGTATGGTCATGCCCTGGGGGATTCCCTGCTCAAGGGCTACGGGTTATGGCTTTGCCGGGTCACTGGCCCGTGGGGCCGGGTGTACCGAATGGGCGGCGACGAATACCTGCTGCTGATGACAGATTTTCCGGGGCCTCCTGAAGATTTTCAGGTTTGGGCCCACGAACGCCTGCAGATTCCTTTTGTCGATGGGGTCAGTGCGAGTATCGGCATCGCTTGGCGGCACGAGCACACGTCCATCAGTGAAGTGATGCGTCTGGCTGACCTGCGTATGTATCAGGCCAAAGCGGCGCGTTCAGGACGCTCAG